In a genomic window of Pseudomonadota bacterium:
- a CDS encoding GNAT family N-acetyltransferase translates to MTSGVGEQRFMDGITTGSLAVRLALGDSDIDAAQALRYRVFYEEMTARPSEEMAAKGRDFDRFDQYCDHLLVIDNDLPIGSNQVVGTYRLLRRSVAERDGGFYSISEYNIDRILEQPGEILELGRSCVEAPYRNRATMTLLWRGIATYVKHYEIPLMFGCASFPGTDPAEHAMALSYLYHFHLAPAEMRPVAQPDHFVKMDLLPKEEVNGRAAIRTVPPLIRGYLRLNGFVGDGAVIDPQWNSVDVSIVVKTDLVTRKYLDKLT, encoded by the coding sequence ATGACTAGCGGCGTGGGCGAACAGAGATTCATGGACGGGATTACAACGGGCAGCCTGGCGGTTCGGCTGGCGCTGGGCGATTCGGATATCGACGCCGCCCAAGCGCTCAGATACCGGGTTTTCTACGAAGAGATGACCGCGCGGCCAAGCGAAGAAATGGCCGCCAAAGGGCGCGATTTCGACCGCTTCGACCAATATTGTGACCATCTGTTGGTAATCGATAACGACCTGCCAATCGGCAGTAACCAAGTAGTTGGAACCTATCGCCTGCTGCGCCGCTCGGTCGCTGAACGCGACGGCGGGTTTTACTCTATCTCGGAATATAATATCGATCGCATCTTGGAGCAGCCCGGAGAAATTCTTGAATTGGGCCGCTCCTGCGTCGAGGCGCCCTATCGCAACCGCGCCACCATGACGCTGCTGTGGCGCGGCATCGCCACCTACGTCAAGCATTACGAGATTCCGCTGATGTTTGGCTGCGCAAGCTTCCCGGGCACCGACCCGGCCGAGCATGCGATGGCGCTCTCTTATCTTTATCATTTTCATCTCGCGCCGGCCGAAATGCGCCCGGTGGCGCAGCCGGATCATTTCGTCAAGATGGACTTGTTGCCCAAGGAAGAGGTCAACGGCCGCGCCGCGATCCGCACCGTGCCGCCGCTGATCAGAGGCTATTTGCGGCTCAACGGGTTCGTCGGTGACGGCGCGGTGATCGACCCGCAATGGAACAGCGTCGATGTCAGCATTGTGGTCAAAACGGATTTGGTGACGCGCAAATATTTGGACAAACTAACATGA
- a CDS encoding polysaccharide deacetylase family protein, protein MTGTMRLDRWTRLKMAAALLCAAVGVPAVGVSAVGFPAVGQAADSAVILQYHRFDEADLPSTNITLKQFEAHLAYLRSGSYTVLPVPHIIAALRSGQPLPEKTVGITIDDAAKSVISEAWPRLREAGFPFTLFVATDAIDQQRVRSMSWDDIRTLANAGVTIANHSSSHEHLWRLDLVAARRDIASAQTRFQAELGFSPRLFAYPYGEYNLALRGLIEELGFEVAFGQNSGVADKSVDPFALPRFSLNEAYGGIERFRLIVNTLPIPVHDVTPAEPIVVRNPPHIGFTIDESLEDIGALACFVSGQGPVQVELLGERRVELRMTKPLQRGRNRVNCTLPGPDRRWRWLGMQFLVP, encoded by the coding sequence ATGACGGGAACCATGCGGCTTGATCGCTGGACAAGATTGAAGATGGCGGCGGCGCTATTGTGCGCGGCCGTCGGAGTTCCGGCGGTTGGCGTTTCGGCTGTGGGCTTTCCGGCTGTGGGTCAGGCTGCGGATTCGGCGGTAATTTTGCAATATCACCGCTTTGACGAAGCCGATTTGCCGTCGACAAACATTACGCTAAAGCAATTCGAAGCGCATCTCGCCTATCTGCGATCGGGTAGCTACACGGTGTTGCCGGTACCGCATATCATTGCGGCGCTGCGTAGCGGGCAGCCATTGCCTGAGAAAACGGTGGGCATCACCATTGACGACGCCGCGAAATCTGTGATTAGCGAGGCTTGGCCGCGTCTGCGTGAGGCCGGTTTTCCATTCACTCTGTTTGTTGCCACCGATGCCATCGACCAGCAGCGGGTGCGCTCGATGAGTTGGGATGACATCCGCACCTTGGCCAATGCCGGCGTAACGATTGCTAATCACAGCTCCTCGCACGAGCATTTGTGGCGCCTTGATTTGGTGGCAGCGCGACGCGACATCGCGAGCGCGCAGACGCGTTTCCAGGCCGAACTGGGTTTTTCGCCGCGTCTGTTCGCCTATCCGTACGGCGAATATAATTTGGCGCTGCGTGGCCTCATTGAGGAGTTGGGGTTTGAAGTCGCGTTCGGACAGAATTCAGGCGTCGCCGACAAATCGGTGGATCCGTTCGCTTTGCCACGATTTTCCCTGAACGAAGCCTATGGCGGTATCGAGCGCTTCCGGCTGATCGTGAACACCCTGCCGATTCCCGTTCATGATGTCACGCCGGCGGAACCGATCGTGGTGCGCAATCCGCCCCATATCGGCTTTACTATTGACGAATCTCTAGAGGATATCGGCGCGCTGGCTTGTTTCGTATCCGGTCAGGGCCCGGTGCAGGTGGAATTACTGGGCGAAAGACGGGTCGAACTGCGCATGACAAAGCCGCTTCAGCGCGGGCGAAACCGTGTCAATTGTACACTCCCAGGTCCGGATAGGCGCTGGCGCTGGCTTGGTATGCAGTTTCTCGTTCCCTGA
- the ddpX gene encoding D-alanyl-D-alanine dipeptidase, with amino-acid sequence MDGTKGIGANSHQFKDLAASSSRSGIMTLTRISSPEYDIELALAYATANNITGKPIYRHAACWLHSNAAGALARAIVLARELDLRFRIFDAYRPVEAQWKLWNHDPNPVFLADPRSGSPHSRGIAIDLTLVRRADGVALDMGTPFDDFSARAFHNCPTLAPEIRRNRYLLLGLMASAGWDHYLNEWWHYQLYNPRTYPLLWDSAARTGMMTD; translated from the coding sequence ATGGACGGCACCAAGGGCATCGGCGCGAATTCGCATCAATTTAAGGACTTGGCGGCATCTAGCAGCCGCTCCGGCATTATGACCCTGACCAGAATTTCCTCTCCTGAATATGATATTGAACTGGCGCTTGCCTATGCGACCGCGAACAATATTACCGGTAAGCCGATCTATCGGCACGCCGCCTGTTGGCTCCATAGCAATGCCGCCGGGGCGTTGGCCAGAGCAATTGTGCTGGCACGCGAACTGGATCTGAGGTTTCGAATATTTGATGCTTATCGGCCGGTGGAAGCGCAGTGGAAATTATGGAATCACGATCCCAACCCGGTCTTTCTGGCCGACCCGCGCAGCGGCTCGCCGCATTCGCGCGGCATCGCCATCGATCTTACTTTGGTGCGTCGCGCGGATGGTGTTGCGCTAGATATGGGCACGCCGTTCGACGATTTCAGCGCCCGGGCTTTTCACAACTGTCCAACTCTTGCGCCGGAGATTAGGCGCAATCGATATTTATTGCTGGGCCTGATGGCCAGTGCCGGGTGGGACCATTATTTAAACGAATGGTGGCACTATCAGCTTTACAATCCGCGCACATATCCGCTCTTGTGGGATAGCGCCGCGCGCACCGGGATGATGACGGATTGA
- a CDS encoding universal stress protein: MKKSKNSHVREHIAGEITFLVCVAHDDHSAVAARFAAMRAQNSGGGVALLHVTQPPEFQHWAAVGERMREETQEEAQAMLNELAGEVEALLGAKPALHIREGRIGEEILAHIEESESIDLLVVGAAPPDDGHGSLISWLAGQLAGRLNIPLVVVPGNLSDQQLRNLT, from the coding sequence ATGAAAAAATCTAAGAATTCGCACGTCAGGGAGCACATCGCCGGCGAGATTACGTTTCTTGTCTGCGTGGCACATGACGATCATTCCGCCGTTGCCGCGCGCTTCGCGGCGATGCGGGCGCAAAACTCCGGCGGCGGGGTAGCGCTCCTGCATGTGACACAGCCGCCCGAATTTCAGCATTGGGCAGCGGTCGGCGAACGCATGCGCGAGGAAACCCAAGAAGAAGCGCAAGCGATGCTCAACGAACTGGCCGGCGAGGTGGAAGCGTTGCTCGGCGCGAAGCCGGCGCTGCATATCCGCGAAGGACGCATCGGCGAGGAAATTTTGGCCCATATCGAAGAAAGCGAATCGATCGATCTTTTAGTGGTCGGTGCGGCGCCGCCCGACGACGGCCACGGCTCCTTGATATCGTGGCTGGCCGGCCAGCTTGCTGGGCGCCTCAATATACCGCTGGTCGTGGTGCCTGGGAATCTGAGTGACCAACAGCTCCGCAATTTGACCTGA
- a CDS encoding lysophospholipid acyltransferase family protein: MTAFFTALRFAGWTAVLLPVQIFLIRFNMPFAKRLPMMYHRGVCRLLAFRVEQHGEISRTRPTLFVCNHTSYLDISVLGAVLPASFVAKAEVRAWPLFGLLARLQRTVFVERKASRTAEHRDEMVRRLEMGDNLVLFPEGTSNDGNRVLPFKSGFFGAAEIEIDGKPLTVQPVSVSYTHLDGIPVGHGYRPYFAWYGDMEMAGHLWNVFGLGQTTVAVEFHDPVTIADFASRKEMAAHCQRVVSDGVSRGIHGRLGKVAKHAWWASKTA, encoded by the coding sequence ATGACGGCGTTTTTTACCGCGCTGCGCTTTGCCGGCTGGACGGCGGTGCTGTTGCCCGTTCAAATCTTTCTGATCCGGTTCAACATGCCGTTCGCAAAACGCCTGCCGATGATGTACCACCGCGGCGTCTGCCGGTTGTTGGCCTTTCGCGTCGAGCAGCATGGCGAGATATCGCGTACGCGACCAACTCTGTTCGTGTGCAATCACACCTCATATCTCGACATTTCCGTGTTGGGCGCCGTTCTGCCAGCGTCGTTCGTGGCCAAGGCCGAAGTGCGCGCCTGGCCGCTATTTGGCTTACTGGCACGCTTGCAACGCACGGTTTTTGTCGAGCGCAAGGCCAGCCGCACCGCGGAGCATCGCGACGAAATGGTCCGCCGGCTCGAAATGGGAGACAATTTAGTTTTGTTCCCCGAAGGCACCAGCAATGACGGCAACCGAGTGCTGCCGTTTAAAAGCGGGTTTTTCGGCGCCGCCGAGATTGAAATCGACGGCAAACCGCTTACCGTCCAGCCGGTATCGGTTTCCTATACGCATCTCGACGGCATCCCGGTTGGGCACGGATATCGGCCGTATTTCGCTTGGTACGGCGATATGGAAATGGCCGGCCATTTGTGGAATGTCTTCGGCCTCGGGCAAACCACCGTGGCGGTCGAATTCCATGATCCGGTGACCATAGCCGACTTCGCCTCGCGCAAGGAGATGGCGGCGCACTGTCAGCGTGTGGTGTCCGATGGCGTCTCGCGCGGCATTCACGGGCGCCTTGGCAAAGTCGCCAAACACGCGTGGTGGGCCTCGAAAACCGCCTGA
- the rimI gene encoding ribosomal protein S18-alanine N-acetyltransferase, whose amino-acid sequence METLSPDAFAIEIVKTYDLPAIASLHAICFEDSWHAELLGRILSAPGAFGFFSRPSGKAVGFILCRSSGQEGEILSLAVAPSLRRSGLGGALLDAAMRHAANQAIEALFLEVAEDNVAARRLYQKFGFAVVGRRPQYYRRRYGPSVDAMTLRFNLKSAGRCEN is encoded by the coding sequence ATGGAAACGCTATCGCCCGACGCCTTTGCAATCGAAATAGTGAAGACATACGACCTGCCGGCCATCGCGTCGCTGCATGCAATTTGTTTCGAGGATTCCTGGCATGCCGAGCTGCTGGGAAGGATATTATCGGCGCCCGGCGCATTTGGCTTTTTTAGCCGTCCAAGCGGCAAGGCCGTCGGCTTTATACTGTGCCGCTCGAGCGGACAGGAAGGTGAAATTCTATCTCTCGCCGTGGCACCAAGCCTAAGGCGTAGCGGATTGGGCGGGGCGCTGTTGGACGCGGCGATGAGGCATGCTGCAAACCAAGCGATTGAAGCGCTATTTCTCGAGGTGGCGGAGGACAATGTGGCGGCGCGACGTCTCTACCAGAAATTTGGCTTCGCGGTCGTCGGGAGGCGCCCGCAATATTACCGGCGACGCTATGGGCCAAGTGTCGACGCGATGACTCTTCGCTTCAATCTTAAATCGGCGGGACGATGTGAAAACTAA
- a CDS encoding Fur family transcriptional regulator: MKSGKTPSRTNLEKQCMELGLKMTGQRRVIARVLSEADDHPNVEVVHRRASAIDDRISLATVYRTLRLFEEINILDRHDFGDGRARYEQADQDHHDHLIDLKSGKVIEFQDRKIEQLQSAVAERLGYKLVGHKLELYAVPLDESTADKDD, encoded by the coding sequence ATGAAATCTGGCAAAACACCAAGCCGGACAAATTTGGAAAAGCAATGCATGGAGTTGGGCCTGAAAATGACCGGGCAGCGCCGCGTTATCGCGCGCGTGCTGTCCGAGGCCGACGATCATCCGAATGTGGAAGTCGTACATCGCCGCGCCAGTGCGATCGATGACCGCATCAGCCTGGCGACCGTCTACCGCACCCTTCGTCTATTCGAAGAAATCAATATTCTCGACCGCCATGATTTCGGCGACGGCCGGGCGCGCTATGAGCAGGCGGATCAGGACCACCACGATCATTTGATCGACCTGAAGAGCGGCAAGGTCATCGAATTTCAAGACCGCAAAATCGAACAACTCCAATCTGCTGTCGCCGAGCGCCTGGGCTACAAGCTGGTCGGCCACAAGCTCGAACTCTATGCCGTCCCTCTCGATGAAAGCACGGCGGATAAGGATGACTAG
- a CDS encoding MucR family transcriptional regulator — translation MTSANNSTILLELTAEIVTSHVSNNSVAPDFLPNFIKNVHASLSTATAEQLRFIDSPRHPAVSIGSSISSDFLVCLEDGKKLKMLRRHLRRAYGMTPEQYRARWGLPSDYPMVAPSYAAKRSELAKKMDLGTRLGQPR, via the coding sequence ATGACAAGTGCAAATAATTCGACGATTTTATTAGAATTAACCGCCGAAATCGTCACTTCGCATGTATCGAATAATAGCGTAGCACCAGATTTTTTGCCCAATTTCATCAAAAACGTACATGCTTCACTTTCCACTGCCACAGCCGAACAGCTAAGATTTATCGATAGTCCGCGCCACCCGGCAGTGTCGATCGGAAGCTCCATATCGAGCGATTTTCTCGTTTGCCTTGAAGATGGCAAGAAACTGAAAATGCTGCGCCGGCATCTCAGGCGGGCCTATGGGATGACACCGGAGCAGTATCGCGCGCGCTGGGGACTGCCCTCGGATTATCCCATGGTCGCGCCGAGTTACGCGGCAAAGCGGAGTGAACTTGCTAAAAAAATGGATCTCGGCACCAGGCTTGGCCAACCGCGCTGA
- a CDS encoding NifU family protein, producing MFIQTEQTPNPATLKFLPGQVVLAEGTLDIRDADAAQSSPLAARLFLVDEVEGVFFGSDFVTVTKSEDADWQMLKPVILGVIMEHFVSGKPVMLDTADIGAAHTDGDETGPDAEIIGQIKELLDTRVRPAVAMDGGDIVYRGFQNGVVMLQMQGSCQGCPSSTATLKMGIENMLRHYIPEVVEVRAV from the coding sequence ATGTTTATTCAAACTGAACAAACCCCCAATCCCGCCACATTAAAGTTCCTTCCGGGACAAGTGGTTTTGGCAGAAGGAACGCTGGACATTCGCGACGCGGACGCGGCCCAGAGCTCGCCCTTGGCGGCGCGCCTGTTTCTCGTCGATGAGGTCGAAGGTGTGTTCTTTGGCAGCGACTTCGTTACCGTTACCAAATCCGAAGACGCCGACTGGCAGATGCTAAAGCCGGTCATTCTTGGCGTTATCATGGAGCACTTCGTCTCGGGAAAACCCGTGATGCTGGATACTGCGGATATCGGTGCGGCCCATACGGATGGCGATGAAACTGGTCCCGATGCCGAAATTATCGGCCAGATCAAAGAATTGCTGGATACACGGGTGCGCCCCGCCGTCGCTATGGACGGCGGCGATATCGTGTATCGGGGATTTCAGAATGGTGTGGTGATGTTGCAGATGCAGGGTTCCTGTCAGGGCTGCCCGAGCTCAACCGCGACCTTAAAAATGGGCATCGAAAATATGCTGCGGCATTACATCCCCGAAGTCGTCGAAGTTCGCGCGGTTTAG
- a CDS encoding glucosaminidase domain-containing protein, translating into MQINSVRARQADSGDAQNRALSWTDVPLFAPALAVLASAAIAVSALAVFTPPKNQTAEVSVHLESPASEHAIAAAAQRAVRPVRTERLSQVDDEDIADDSDNRGGFSAVTLANMLLLAKVDGNLPSAAAEAFVQQKAAEENVNLKGFRHGIARPVTQATLELPVEQAAKQAAVKIPVPNPAGKPVLDGQIGSVAALDAHFERIDYDLATVRDSGDNVPRLYLDKLPADIADVPSVTTRKRIFIKSVLPVVLRVNEDILAARQRLQELRAILDSGLSLTDAQRDWLHQMAERYETAPYDWDAFMERVDIVPPSLAIAQAAEESGWGTSRFAREGNALFGQYTYKASHGMLPEQRASGQHHLVRAYSNLVEGTRSYVHNLNYHRAYGEFRAARKWLRSHAKPMDGLTLAGELIRYSERGAAYVETIRRIIRVNELAPLDDAQLHDERWTLGVPALPGRQS; encoded by the coding sequence GTGCAAATTAATTCCGTGAGAGCGAGGCAGGCTGATTCGGGCGATGCTCAGAATCGAGCGCTGTCGTGGACCGACGTTCCTTTATTTGCGCCGGCGCTGGCGGTGTTGGCGAGCGCCGCCATTGCGGTATCGGCCCTCGCGGTTTTCACGCCGCCCAAAAATCAAACAGCGGAAGTTTCCGTTCACCTGGAATCCCCGGCCTCCGAACACGCTATCGCTGCGGCGGCGCAACGAGCGGTTCGGCCGGTGCGAACGGAACGCCTGAGCCAGGTCGATGACGAAGACATTGCGGACGACAGTGACAACCGCGGCGGATTTTCTGCCGTCACTCTCGCCAACATGCTGCTGCTCGCCAAAGTGGACGGCAACCTGCCCAGCGCTGCCGCTGAGGCATTTGTGCAGCAAAAAGCAGCCGAGGAGAACGTGAATTTAAAAGGGTTCCGGCATGGCATTGCCCGCCCTGTCACCCAAGCAACGCTCGAATTGCCTGTCGAACAGGCGGCGAAACAGGCTGCGGTCAAGATACCCGTACCCAACCCCGCCGGGAAACCTGTTCTGGATGGCCAGATCGGAAGTGTCGCGGCATTGGACGCCCATTTTGAGCGCATTGATTACGATTTGGCGACTGTGCGCGATAGCGGCGACAACGTACCCCGCCTCTATCTTGATAAATTGCCGGCCGACATTGCCGATGTCCCGTCCGTCACGACGCGAAAGCGCATTTTCATCAAGTCCGTCTTGCCTGTCGTTCTTCGGGTCAACGAGGATATCCTCGCGGCGCGCCAGAGATTACAAGAATTGCGTGCGATATTGGACAGCGGCCTATCGTTGACCGACGCGCAGCGTGACTGGCTCCACCAAATGGCCGAGCGTTATGAAACGGCTCCCTATGATTGGGACGCGTTCATGGAGCGGGTCGATATTGTTCCACCTTCTCTCGCCATTGCACAGGCGGCTGAGGAATCAGGCTGGGGAACGTCGCGCTTTGCGCGTGAAGGCAATGCGCTGTTTGGCCAATATACCTACAAGGCATCGCATGGCATGTTGCCGGAGCAGCGCGCCAGCGGGCAGCATCACCTTGTGCGCGCCTATTCGAACTTGGTCGAGGGCACGCGTTCCTATGTGCATAATTTGAACTACCATCGCGCCTATGGTGAATTCCGAGCGGCGCGAAAATGGCTGCGCAGCCACGCCAAGCCGATGGATGGCCTCACATTGGCGGGAGAGTTGATCCGGTATTCCGAACGCGGCGCGGCCTATGTTGAGACCATCCGGCGCATCATCCGCGTTAACGAATTGGCGCCGCTTGACGATGCCCAGCTGCATGACGAGCGCTGGACCCTGGGCGTTCCCGCCCTGCCAGGCCGGCAATCCTGA
- the tsaB gene encoding tRNA (adenosine(37)-N6)-threonylcarbamoyltransferase complex dimerization subunit type 1 TsaB has protein sequence MKLLALDAATTACSVACWSGGAVIAQREETADRRQAEILMPMVQSTMREAGFDYHMLDLIAVTTGPGSFTGVRIGLATARGLALASGLPLTGITTLQALAAAPPPDERRGGLILAVLDARRDQLYGQFFDKKGEAASEPFAAAAAAIPGRYENISPGAASLLLVGSGAGLAARALDESRHPYHYSESPPFPSAATIAALVAARGFVPAANTPVAPFYLREPGVTPAATDRERV, from the coding sequence ATGAAGCTTCTTGCTCTCGACGCCGCCACGACGGCCTGCTCAGTGGCCTGTTGGTCGGGCGGCGCCGTTATCGCCCAACGCGAGGAAACCGCCGACAGACGCCAGGCTGAAATTCTCATGCCGATGGTGCAAAGCACCATGCGCGAGGCCGGCTTCGATTATCACATGTTGGATTTGATCGCGGTAACCACTGGACCAGGTTCGTTCACCGGTGTCCGCATCGGGCTGGCGACAGCGCGCGGCCTCGCCCTCGCCTCCGGCCTACCGCTTACCGGTATTACCACCTTGCAGGCGCTTGCCGCCGCGCCGCCGCCGGACGAACGCCGGGGCGGACTAATCCTTGCCGTATTAGATGCCCGGCGAGACCAACTCTATGGCCAATTCTTCGATAAGAAAGGCGAGGCCGCCAGCGAGCCATTCGCGGCCGCGGCTGCAGCGATACCGGGCCGCTACGAGAATATTTCTCCGGGCGCGGCTTCACTTCTGCTGGTCGGGAGCGGTGCTGGATTGGCAGCCCGCGCGCTCGACGAATCGCGGCACCCTTACCACTATTCCGAGAGCCCGCCCTTTCCCAGCGCGGCAACGATTGCGGCGTTGGTTGCAGCACGCGGATTCGTTCCTGCGGCAAACACCCCGGTCGCGCCGTTTTACCTGCGCGAGCCTGGCGTTACTCCTGCCGCAACGGATCGCGAGAGGGTGTGA
- a CDS encoding TIGR02186 family protein → MIRWNLMAGAMLVLFGALMGAPMNVSLGAGNEPLVVDLLPQRIEIDSSFSGSTVILFGVKTVPGDIIVTLRGPEAPVVVRRKRRVAGIWINRDSVAFRDVPQYYALAASRPVEELMNVQELNRNQIGSDHILLNTIWTRTMEEVDNFREAVRRGRMTEDLYAPEIGEIVIIDDSLFRATLTLPANVPTGEYVAETILVRDGEILSRREAHLTVEKSGISAEIYDFAKGQGALYGLIAIAAALLAGWAGGVAFRKN, encoded by the coding sequence ATGATCAGATGGAACCTCATGGCCGGGGCGATGCTGGTGCTGTTCGGCGCCCTGATGGGCGCGCCGATGAATGTCAGCCTCGGGGCCGGCAATGAACCGCTCGTCGTCGATCTTCTGCCGCAAAGAATTGAGATCGATTCGAGCTTTAGCGGAAGCACCGTCATTCTATTCGGCGTGAAAACCGTGCCGGGCGACATCATTGTCACTCTGCGTGGACCGGAGGCGCCGGTGGTCGTGCGCCGCAAGCGCCGGGTTGCCGGTATTTGGATCAATCGGGATTCGGTCGCGTTTCGCGACGTTCCGCAATATTACGCGCTCGCCGCCTCTCGCCCGGTCGAAGAGTTAATGAATGTGCAAGAACTCAACCGCAATCAGATCGGCAGCGACCATATTCTTCTCAATACGATCTGGACACGAACCATGGAGGAGGTCGACAATTTCCGCGAAGCTGTTCGGCGCGGGCGCATGACGGAGGACCTATACGCGCCCGAAATCGGTGAAATTGTGATCATCGACGATAGCTTGTTCCGGGCCACGCTGACGTTGCCGGCAAATGTTCCGACCGGTGAGTATGTGGCGGAAACGATCTTGGTGCGCGACGGCGAAATATTGAGCCGGCGGGAAGCGCATCTCACGGTCGAGAAATCCGGCATATCAGCCGAAATATATGACTTCGCCAAAGGACAGGGTGCACTCTACGGCCTAATTGCCATCGCCGCGGCGCTGCTCGCAGGATGGGCCGGCGGCGTCGCCTTCCGGAAAAATTGA
- a CDS encoding sulfite exporter TauE/SafE family protein, with protein MEIYLPIAEISTNVFLLLGLGGAIGFLSGMFGVGGGFLMTPLLIFLGVPPTVAVGTGTNLIVAASVSGMMAHWRRGNVDFRMGALLFSGGIGGSWLGVWLFKALREAGQIDLVISLFYVVFLTVVGSLMGAESVRAALRRNTSRRRKAHQHNWFHGLPFKLRFRRSKLYVSALPPIVVGFLMGLLAAFMGVGGGFIMIPVMIYLIGMPTSVVVGTSLFGIVVVSTVSSFAHAVQNHNVDIILALLLAVGAVIGAQYGSRFSQRIKGEYLRGLLAVMVLAVGGRLLYGLVARPEDLYSATLMVMR; from the coding sequence ATGGAAATCTATCTCCCGATAGCGGAAATCTCGACCAATGTGTTTCTGCTGCTCGGCCTCGGCGGAGCGATCGGCTTTCTGTCGGGTATGTTCGGCGTCGGCGGCGGCTTTCTGATGACGCCGCTGCTGATCTTTCTCGGCGTGCCACCAACGGTGGCGGTCGGCACCGGCACCAATCTGATCGTGGCGGCGTCGGTCTCTGGCATGATGGCGCATTGGCGGCGCGGAAATGTCGATTTCCGTATGGGTGCGCTCCTGTTCAGCGGCGGCATCGGTGGCTCCTGGCTCGGCGTGTGGCTGTTTAAGGCATTGCGCGAAGCCGGCCAGATCGACTTGGTGATCTCACTTTTTTATGTCGTTTTCCTGACCGTCGTCGGCAGCCTGATGGGCGCTGAAAGCGTGCGCGCCGCGCTGCGGCGGAACACCAGCCGGCGGCGCAAGGCGCATCAGCACAATTGGTTCCATGGCCTGCCGTTCAAGCTCCGCTTTCGGCGCTCAAAACTTTATGTGAGCGCGCTGCCGCCGATTGTCGTTGGCTTTTTGATGGGGTTGCTGGCGGCGTTCATGGGTGTCGGCGGCGGCTTCATCATGATTCCGGTGATGATCTACCTGATCGGCATGCCGACAAGCGTCGTCGTCGGCACGTCGCTGTTCGGCATCGTCGTGGTCAGTACCGTCTCGTCCTTTGCTCACGCCGTCCAAAATCACAATGTCGATATTATTCTGGCTCTCTTGCTCGCGGTGGGCGCGGTGATCGGCGCGCAGTATGGCAGTCGGTTCAGCCAGCGGATCAAAGGAGAATATCTGCGCGGCCTCTTGGCGGTCATGGTATTGGCCGTTGGCGGGCGACTGCTGTACGGATTGGTGGCACGCCCCGAAGATCTTTACAGCGCCACCTTGATGGTGATGCGCTGA